In one window of Bdellovibrio bacteriovorus W DNA:
- a CDS encoding putative transposase (COG2801 Transposase and inactivated derivatives), whose amino-acid sequence MLLQKYFWINMNLKKVRRLMKKHGLRTVIRRKNRSRQVWVEGDEHRASPNILNRNFNVQKKDTVYSTDITYLDYGLGKRAYLSAVKDLATKEIVHYTVSASATLNIALRGLEDLFSQKPKHIIMHSDQGSHYTSKIYRDLLSKWEITQSMSRKGNCLDNAPIESFFGHLKDEAELRDCNTYEELVAEIDRYIKYYNNERPQWDLKGKTPAECRGFT is encoded by the coding sequence ATGCTTTTACAGAAATATTTTTGGATCAATATGAACTTAAAGAAAGTCCGTCGTCTTATGAAAAAGCATGGACTTCGAACTGTCATCCGCAGAAAGAATAGATCTAGGCAAGTTTGGGTAGAAGGAGATGAACATAGAGCAAGCCCGAATATTCTTAATAGGAATTTTAATGTCCAAAAGAAGGATACTGTGTATTCGACAGACATTACTTATCTTGATTATGGACTTGGAAAACGAGCTTATCTATCGGCAGTAAAGGATTTGGCAACGAAGGAGATCGTGCATTACACCGTTTCAGCAAGTGCAACTTTAAATATCGCACTTAGGGGCCTCGAAGATCTTTTTAGTCAAAAGCCCAAACATATCATTATGCACTCAGATCAAGGCAGCCACTATACTTCAAAGATCTATCGAGATTTATTAAGCAAGTGGGAAATAACTCAATCAATGTCACGTAAGGGAAATTGTTTGGACAATGCTCCGATAGAAAGTTTTTTCGGACATTTAAAAGATGAGGCAGAGCTTCGAGATTGCAATACATATGAAGAGTTGGTAGCAGAGATAGATCGTTATATTAAATACTATAATAACGAACGACCCCAATGGGACTTAAAAGGAAAAACCCCGGCAGAGTGCCGAGGTTTTACTTAA
- a CDS encoding signal recognition particle-docking protein FtsY (COG0552 Signal recognition particle GTPase): MSSGHGQQIEILLWIVALLFGIILTVIFLNVLKNARREDKEQVSYEEKADILPKEHVGEEVVTEVTPAQPAVSPEKDVDLKAALRNTEENLFGRIRKLFASNESSNNLDEIEEILYTSDLGPATVQRLMEALSDKLSKKEKSDYETVRSVLKEEIKNIFADSSQADVREGILAKINFASEGPTVIMVVGVNGAGKTTSIGKIASQLASEGKKVLVAAGDTFRAAAGGQLKVWTERAQVEIFSPEGVTDPSAVAFDAVSKGKTQGYDVVIVDTAGRLHTQANLMEEIRKMKRVMTKVIPEAPHETLIVLDANSGQNALMQAKEFHNALTLTGAVLTKMDGTAKGGVAVGLAQELHIPIKLIGVGERIQDLRSFSSQEFVDSIFQM; this comes from the coding sequence ATGTCATCGGGCCATGGACAGCAAATTGAAATTCTTCTTTGGATTGTAGCTTTACTGTTCGGAATTATTCTTACAGTGATTTTTTTGAACGTTTTGAAAAATGCAAGACGTGAGGATAAAGAGCAGGTCAGCTACGAAGAAAAGGCAGATATTCTTCCTAAAGAACATGTAGGAGAAGAGGTTGTTACTGAAGTAACTCCTGCACAGCCAGCCGTTTCACCAGAAAAAGACGTCGATTTAAAAGCGGCTTTGCGTAACACGGAAGAGAATTTATTTGGTCGTATTCGTAAGCTTTTCGCAAGTAATGAATCTTCCAATAATTTAGATGAGATCGAAGAGATCCTTTACACAAGTGATCTTGGGCCAGCGACCGTTCAACGTTTGATGGAAGCACTATCTGATAAACTATCTAAGAAAGAAAAGTCTGATTACGAAACTGTTCGCAGTGTTTTGAAAGAAGAAATTAAAAATATTTTTGCAGACTCTTCACAAGCAGATGTGCGAGAAGGAATTTTAGCAAAAATCAATTTCGCATCTGAGGGCCCAACTGTGATTATGGTTGTGGGTGTAAATGGAGCTGGTAAAACAACTTCTATTGGTAAGATTGCATCTCAATTAGCCAGTGAAGGAAAAAAAGTTTTAGTTGCTGCAGGTGATACATTCAGGGCGGCGGCAGGCGGGCAGCTAAAAGTTTGGACGGAGCGCGCTCAGGTAGAGATTTTTTCTCCAGAAGGAGTGACAGATCCTAGTGCCGTGGCCTTTGATGCAGTTTCAAAGGGAAAGACTCAAGGTTATGATGTGGTGATCGTGGATACGGCGGGAAGATTGCACACTCAAGCCAATCTTATGGAAGAAATTCGTAAGATGAAGCGTGTGATGACAAAAGTGATTCCTGAAGCGCCTCACGAGACACTGATTGTATTGGATGCGAACTCTGGGCAAAACGCATTGATGCAAGCCAAAGAGTTTCACAATGCCCTAACTTTGACGGGGGCTGTTCTGACGAAAATGGATGGGACGGCGAAAGGGGGCGTCGCTGTTGGTTTGGCGCAAGAGCTTCACATTCCCATCAAGTTGATTGGCGTCGGAGAGAGAATTCAAGATTTGCGAAGCTTCTCTTCTCAAGAATTTGTAGATTCAATTTTTCAAATGTAG
- a CDS encoding HD superfamily hydrolase (COG1418 Predicted HD superfamily hydrolase): MEMAIAAILGLFLGGIIVFVIKRLQDQNKKKSASVEAERIINRAKSEAAKLKKESENRAKDFESRARKNVETDIHKQKSTLKNKESQLERRLKEIDDQVKQKLEENDRYLNTLKDRENKIVIAENRIQDLEKKNEIQIQELRLKLESVAAMSQDEARRQLLEALEDEAKQEASKKIAHIESEAQREAEKNSKRILATALARFASEYTSERTVSVLALPSDEMKGKIIGREGRNIRTLEALCGVDLIVDDTPEAVVISGFDPVRRELARRTIEKLMEDGRVHPARIEEVVEKQRGELLKSMKEEGESVVMELGIANMHPELVKIIGGLKYRSYQGQNALNQALEVANIAGLLAAEMGFNVKLAKRAGLLHNIGKAIDHTVEGSYALVGAEAAKKYNESEDVCHAIRAHDEEEKPHSILAWIVHAAFILSSSRPGARRPQIDTFIHRLEDLESIGNSFDGVLKTLALQAGKDVRVIVESSKITDDHAVMLSRDIARKIEREVPQAGQVKVTVVRETRSVEHAR; encoded by the coding sequence ATGGAAATGGCAATTGCAGCGATCTTAGGTTTGTTCTTAGGCGGAATTATCGTCTTTGTTATTAAAAGACTTCAGGATCAAAACAAAAAAAAATCAGCAAGCGTAGAGGCAGAGCGCATTATAAATCGCGCAAAGTCCGAAGCTGCAAAGCTGAAAAAAGAATCAGAGAATCGTGCAAAGGATTTTGAGTCCCGAGCACGCAAGAACGTGGAAACTGATATCCACAAACAAAAGTCGACTCTTAAAAACAAAGAGTCTCAGTTAGAAAGAAGACTCAAAGAGATTGACGATCAAGTGAAACAAAAGCTTGAAGAGAACGATCGCTACCTGAATACACTTAAGGATCGCGAAAACAAAATCGTTATTGCTGAGAACCGTATTCAAGATTTAGAAAAGAAAAATGAAATTCAAATACAAGAGCTTCGTTTGAAGTTAGAGTCGGTCGCTGCGATGTCGCAAGATGAGGCTCGTCGTCAATTGCTTGAGGCTTTAGAAGATGAAGCTAAGCAAGAAGCATCGAAGAAAATTGCTCATATCGAATCTGAAGCGCAAAGAGAAGCAGAGAAAAACTCTAAGCGCATCCTTGCAACAGCATTGGCAAGATTCGCATCGGAGTACACTTCAGAGCGCACGGTGAGTGTATTGGCTCTTCCGAGTGATGAGATGAAGGGAAAGATCATCGGGCGTGAGGGACGTAATATTCGTACTCTAGAAGCTCTTTGTGGTGTGGATTTGATCGTTGATGATACACCGGAAGCAGTGGTCATTTCTGGTTTTGATCCAGTTCGCCGTGAACTTGCTCGCCGTACGATTGAAAAACTGATGGAAGATGGACGCGTCCATCCAGCTCGTATTGAAGAGGTGGTCGAAAAGCAGCGCGGTGAACTTTTGAAATCAATGAAAGAAGAAGGCGAGAGCGTGGTGATGGAGTTAGGGATTGCGAATATGCATCCAGAACTAGTAAAAATCATCGGTGGCTTAAAGTATCGCTCTTATCAAGGTCAGAACGCTTTAAATCAAGCCCTTGAAGTGGCGAACATCGCCGGTCTTTTAGCGGCAGAAATGGGCTTCAACGTGAAGCTTGCTAAGCGCGCGGGACTTCTTCACAACATTGGTAAAGCCATCGATCATACAGTAGAAGGCAGTTACGCCCTTGTGGGTGCTGAAGCAGCCAAAAAATACAATGAGTCTGAAGATGTTTGTCATGCGATCCGTGCTCATGATGAAGAGGAAAAACCTCATTCGATCTTAGCTTGGATTGTTCACGCAGCATTTATTTTATCTAGCTCTCGTCCAGGTGCACGTCGTCCACAAATTGATACGTTTATTCACCGTCTAGAAGATTTAGAAAGCATCGGCAATAGCTTTGACGGTGTTCTGAAAACTTTGGCACTTCAGGCAGGTAAAGACGTGCGAGTGATTGTTGAATCTAGCAAAATTACTGATGACCATGCAGTGATGTTATCTCGCGATATCGCTCGTAAGATTGAGCGTGAGGTTCCACAAGCTGGCCAAGTGAAAGTAACAGTGGTTCGCGAAACGAGATCTGTGGAGCATGCAAGATGA
- a CDS encoding tyrosyl-tRNA synthetase (COG0162 Tyrosyl-tRNA synthetase), which produces MMSPQEQLERIKFGTAEFINDAEMLKKLQKGKPLNIKLGADPTRPDIHIGHTVVLNKLKTLQDLGHQVFFLIGDFTAMIGDPSGKNTTRPMLSREEIEKNAETYKEQIFKILDPDKTKIVYNSHWMSKLTATDFIKMTAQYTVAQMLERDDFTKRYKEGSPIGMHEFIYPLTQGYDSVVLQSDLELGGTDQKFNLLVGRAMQSGYGQESQCVLTMPILEGVDGVNKMSKSLDNYISVIDTPKDMFGKTMRISDELMYRWYQLLTDISATGLSQLRTDVQEKRKHPRDVKVDLAKFLIRRFHSEAAAQAAEDEFNRIFVDKGLPDEIPDFRTPAEASASLPALMVKAGLVASNGEGSRLIQGGGVQINSEKVSDPKLRLDLISGETFILRAGKKKFVRIVVE; this is translated from the coding sequence ATGATGAGTCCTCAAGAACAACTTGAAAGAATCAAGTTTGGTACGGCAGAGTTCATTAACGATGCCGAGATGCTTAAGAAGCTGCAAAAAGGGAAACCTCTTAATATTAAATTGGGAGCTGACCCTACGCGCCCAGATATTCATATTGGTCATACCGTTGTCTTGAATAAACTAAAAACTCTTCAAGATCTTGGGCATCAGGTATTTTTTTTAATTGGTGATTTTACGGCGATGATTGGCGACCCTTCGGGGAAGAACACAACTCGTCCGATGTTGAGTCGCGAAGAAATTGAAAAAAACGCTGAAACTTACAAAGAACAAATTTTTAAAATCTTAGATCCAGATAAGACAAAGATCGTCTATAACTCGCATTGGATGTCGAAGTTAACGGCGACAGATTTTATTAAGATGACTGCGCAGTACACAGTGGCGCAGATGCTTGAGCGTGATGATTTTACGAAGCGCTATAAAGAGGGCAGTCCGATTGGAATGCACGAATTCATCTATCCTCTGACTCAAGGGTATGATTCTGTCGTTTTACAATCAGATCTTGAGCTGGGTGGGACCGATCAAAAGTTCAATCTTTTAGTAGGACGTGCGATGCAGTCTGGTTACGGTCAAGAGTCTCAGTGCGTTTTAACTATGCCAATTCTAGAAGGAGTTGATGGCGTTAATAAAATGTCGAAGTCTTTAGATAACTACATTTCAGTGATTGATACTCCAAAAGATATGTTCGGTAAGACGATGCGTATTTCTGACGAGTTGATGTATCGCTGGTATCAACTATTGACGGATATTTCCGCAACGGGCCTTTCTCAATTGCGAACAGATGTTCAGGAAAAGAGAAAGCATCCACGTGATGTGAAAGTCGACTTAGCAAAATTTCTAATTCGCCGATTTCACTCCGAAGCAGCAGCACAAGCCGCTGAGGATGAGTTCAATCGTATTTTCGTAGATAAGGGGCTCCCTGATGAGATTCCAGATTTCCGCACACCTGCAGAGGCCAGCGCAAGCTTGCCTGCTTTAATGGTGAAGGCGGGTTTGGTGGCTTCAAATGGTGAGGGCAGTCGCCTGATTCAAGGTGGCGGTGTGCAAATTAACAGTGAAAAGGTCTCTGACCCCAAACTACGTTTGGATTTAATCTCAGGGGAGACATTCATTTTGCGCGCAGGTAAGAAGAAGTTTGTTAGAATTGTTGTGGAGTAA
- a CDS encoding hypothetical protein (COG0212 5-formyltetrahydrofolate cyclo-ligase) codes for MPIPWSSKKECRSYYKSLCAQEFAQGLVHHQQQLNAHLIAFLLGQSGVWGAYRALSMEANVDLVLGFEPLRWAFPRMKDGQLDFFETREFELGPYGVLEPPQASAHHRGLSEISGLLIPGLSFNLNGIRLGKGKGFYDKTLSDYNGLKVGIAFDFQISARPLPAEDHDIRMDYIITESGLIDCRKY; via the coding sequence ATGCCTATTCCTTGGAGCTCTAAAAAGGAATGTCGTTCCTACTATAAGTCTCTATGTGCTCAAGAGTTTGCACAGGGTCTTGTTCATCACCAACAACAGCTAAATGCGCATCTGATTGCTTTTTTATTAGGGCAATCGGGGGTTTGGGGCGCCTATAGAGCGCTATCCATGGAAGCGAATGTAGACCTAGTCTTAGGATTCGAACCGCTGAGATGGGCTTTCCCTCGCATGAAAGATGGGCAGTTGGATTTCTTTGAAACTCGGGAATTCGAGTTGGGTCCTTACGGAGTATTAGAACCTCCGCAGGCAAGTGCCCATCACCGAGGTCTTTCAGAAATTTCAGGGCTGTTGATTCCAGGTCTAAGTTTTAATTTAAACGGGATTCGTTTAGGAAAAGGTAAAGGTTTTTACGACAAAACTTTATCTGATTATAACGGATTGAAAGTGGGTATAGCGTTTGATTTTCAAATCAGTGCTCGGCCTCTTCCCGCGGAAGATCATGATATTCGTATGGATTATATTATTACGGAGTCTGGTCTTATCGATTGTCGTAAGTATTAG
- a CDS encoding putative hydrolase (COG0596 Predicted hydrolases or acyltransferases (alpha/beta hydrolase superfamily)), whose product MSHKLTFQEYGQGPVLLLLHGFGGSPQHFKAIAQELASDYRVIVPNLSHLYHSANKVFFSVQVAALAKYIQEQFPEQKVHIAGVSYGGALAWALAARYPHLVQALSLVNPMVCDPVKNFVPLEMKFFFSVPLNLRSTYLMLHSPLGKSFLKKAAFFFRSERVDGPGAIETLEGRKLQFVAHIIHKFAWILKNEDWSSWSPLLYNFRGDSQMIICKDDGLFSQDSFQKFAMHIGCENVHTLDSGGHLVIRSEPEVIAQLIREFLARQIAA is encoded by the coding sequence ATGTCTCACAAGCTGACGTTTCAAGAATATGGACAGGGGCCAGTCCTTCTATTACTTCACGGTTTTGGAGGGAGTCCTCAACACTTTAAAGCTATTGCTCAAGAGCTTGCGTCTGATTATCGCGTCATCGTTCCTAATCTGAGTCATCTTTATCACAGTGCTAACAAAGTTTTTTTCTCTGTGCAGGTCGCAGCTCTTGCTAAGTATATTCAAGAGCAGTTTCCAGAACAAAAAGTTCACATTGCAGGTGTCAGTTACGGGGGAGCTTTGGCTTGGGCATTGGCCGCTCGCTATCCACATCTTGTGCAGGCGTTGAGCCTTGTAAACCCTATGGTGTGCGATCCTGTGAAAAACTTTGTGCCTTTAGAGATGAAGTTTTTCTTTTCTGTACCTTTGAATTTAAGAAGTACCTACTTGATGTTGCACTCTCCGTTAGGAAAGTCTTTCCTTAAGAAAGCAGCTTTCTTTTTTCGTTCAGAGAGAGTCGATGGCCCTGGGGCAATAGAAACTCTCGAGGGCAGAAAGCTTCAGTTTGTCGCCCATATTATTCATAAGTTTGCGTGGATTTTAAAGAATGAAGATTGGTCTTCTTGGAGTCCTTTGCTCTATAATTTTCGCGGAGATAGTCAGATGATCATTTGCAAAGATGATGGGCTATTTTCGCAAGATAGTTTTCAGAAATTTGCGATGCACATTGGGTGTGAAAATGTTCATACCTTGGATTCGGGCGGGCATTTAGTCATTCGTAGTGAGCCGGAAGTGATTGCTCAATTAATTCGCGAGTTTTTAGCAAGGCAAATCGCAGCCTAG
- a CDS encoding transposase (COG2963 Transposase and inactivated derivatives), with protein sequence MGSFTAKDRKDLENNQNVLKVTTSNVTYTPEFKVKALKLRQDGLMPSEIFKDAGINLSLFGKDYPRKCIQRWAKMSQKDGGLKKERRGVNSTGRPKGLRFKSAEEEIAYLRAENDFLKKLHALEARYANKKSSR encoded by the coding sequence ATGGGTTCATTTACAGCAAAAGATCGCAAAGATCTTGAGAACAATCAAAATGTTTTAAAGGTAACAACCTCTAACGTTACCTATACTCCAGAGTTTAAGGTTAAGGCTTTGAAGCTCCGTCAAGATGGGCTAATGCCTTCAGAAATATTTAAAGATGCCGGAATCAACCTTTCTCTCTTCGGCAAAGACTACCCCAGAAAGTGTATCCAGCGTTGGGCGAAGATGTCTCAAAAAGACGGTGGATTAAAGAAGGAGCGTCGAGGAGTTAATTCTACTGGGCGCCCCAAGGGGCTTCGGTTTAAATCAGCAGAAGAAGAAATTGCTTATTTGCGCGCGGAGAATGATTTCCTAAAAAAGCTCCACGCCTTGGAGGCAAGATACGCAAACAAGAAAAGTTCGCGTTAA
- a CDS encoding hypothetical protein (COG0633 Ferredoxin): MKIKFLPQNIEVEGSPDKTLLQIAIDNKVEIRSICKGVLTCAECRVRIVEGESNTLPPTKAELSMIGTSHFIDGRRLSCQVRCFGDVTVDLTEQLEKSANQTKKIRGFRTSKNMDSKAVNDTMLLVEPPQDTKGESRGSEGESRQQQADTPKNPKESRDNQHRHHHRRGPKDKGRPKSS, translated from the coding sequence ATGAAAATTAAGTTCCTTCCACAAAATATCGAAGTTGAGGGCAGTCCCGATAAAACTCTTTTGCAAATCGCAATAGATAATAAAGTCGAGATACGCTCTATCTGTAAAGGGGTTCTGACTTGTGCAGAATGCCGTGTGCGTATTGTGGAAGGAGAGAGTAATACCTTACCACCTACGAAGGCTGAGCTTAGCATGATCGGGACGAGTCACTTTATTGATGGCCGTCGCCTTAGTTGCCAAGTTCGTTGTTTTGGGGATGTGACAGTAGATCTTACAGAGCAGCTCGAAAAATCAGCGAATCAAACGAAGAAGATTCGTGGATTTAGAACTAGCAAAAACATGGACTCTAAGGCTGTTAACGACACCATGCTTTTGGTGGAGCCCCCTCAAGATACAAAAGGGGAGAGTCGAGGTTCAGAGGGCGAGTCCCGTCAACAGCAGGCAGACACACCAAAAAATCCGAAGGAGTCTCGCGATAATCAGCATCGCCATCACCACAGAAGAGGCCCGAAGGATAAGGGAAGACCGAAGTCGAGTTGA
- a CDS encoding putative periplasmic protein YcbB (COG3409 Putative peptidoglycan-binding domain-containing protein) — translation MAMHFVKSRIFGLGLSLLLCSSQALAMADAQTIQSYVSRNVTVPLIKPSWGDFILHSATLNKLYQQRSYAPIWVTSEGQPHALSLRLKEKLQKASEHGLSDKDYWDESLEERFQAAVKNPRNWITYELAASEALIRYADHLSNGRFDPDQIDSDIKFKKRDFNDYQLLNTIVNSGESFLSVGLDRLAPRHTRYTDLRQALADLRAQRTQGGWATINSPGFALKLGVNDPVVMKLRERFNQLGYRVSYNGGNLFDQEFDQVVRRYQSLNGLATDGVIGARSEVLRSVNASLQQRISQVEVNMERLRWLPRDIESRHVFINLATSEFQAFENGAKPFDFKTVVGQPFRRTPSMRDTITFVNLNPFWTIPRSITIKDKLPVLKQDYRYLERHNMVLISEATDREVDPATVNWAQMSPQNFPYYIRQLPGPDNALGVVKFPLQNPWAIYLHDTNEKNLFEEGKRHRSSGCIRLEEPLEFAAYLLADQQGWSLSQIQNFVPMSVGQRAGQLDKRVTLKRAMPVYMMYLTVEKSSDGVLRFVEDVYGQDTRVSKAIQNKKVNNELF, via the coding sequence ATGGCTATGCATTTTGTAAAAAGCAGAATCTTTGGTTTAGGTCTGAGCCTTTTACTTTGCTCGTCACAAGCATTAGCGATGGCGGATGCGCAGACCATTCAAAGCTATGTAAGTCGTAATGTGACAGTGCCTTTGATTAAACCTTCTTGGGGCGACTTTATTCTTCATTCAGCCACGTTGAACAAGCTCTATCAGCAAAGGTCTTATGCGCCGATTTGGGTAACAAGTGAAGGGCAGCCGCACGCACTCAGTTTGCGTTTAAAAGAAAAACTTCAAAAAGCTTCTGAACATGGACTTTCTGATAAGGACTATTGGGATGAGAGTTTAGAAGAGCGTTTTCAGGCGGCAGTTAAAAACCCTCGCAATTGGATCACCTATGAATTGGCAGCTTCAGAGGCACTCATTCGTTATGCAGATCATCTATCGAATGGTCGCTTTGATCCAGATCAGATTGATTCAGATATCAAATTTAAAAAACGTGATTTCAATGACTATCAATTATTAAACACGATCGTAAATTCAGGAGAATCTTTTTTATCAGTGGGCTTAGACCGACTAGCCCCTCGCCATACGAGATATACAGATCTCCGTCAGGCTCTTGCGGACTTGCGCGCTCAAAGAACTCAAGGAGGCTGGGCGACGATCAACTCTCCGGGATTCGCTCTGAAGCTCGGTGTGAATGATCCCGTAGTTATGAAGTTGCGTGAGCGCTTTAATCAGTTAGGTTATCGAGTGTCATATAATGGTGGAAATCTTTTTGATCAAGAGTTTGACCAAGTCGTCAGACGCTATCAAAGCTTGAATGGTCTTGCGACGGATGGGGTGATTGGTGCGCGCTCAGAAGTTTTGAGATCTGTGAACGCTTCTTTGCAGCAGCGTATCTCTCAGGTTGAAGTGAATATGGAAAGACTTCGTTGGCTTCCGCGTGATATTGAAAGTCGTCATGTTTTTATCAATCTTGCGACCTCAGAGTTTCAAGCTTTTGAAAATGGAGCTAAGCCGTTTGATTTCAAAACAGTCGTCGGCCAACCATTCCGCCGCACCCCAAGCATGAGAGATACAATTACATTTGTAAACTTAAACCCTTTTTGGACAATTCCTCGCAGTATTACTATTAAGGATAAACTTCCAGTTCTCAAGCAAGACTATAGATATCTTGAGCGGCACAATATGGTTCTTATCAGTGAGGCCACTGATCGAGAAGTCGATCCAGCAACAGTGAACTGGGCGCAGATGAGTCCACAAAATTTCCCATATTATATTCGTCAGTTACCAGGGCCTGACAATGCTCTAGGGGTTGTGAAGTTTCCTCTGCAGAACCCGTGGGCTATCTATTTACATGATACGAACGAGAAAAATCTTTTTGAAGAAGGCAAACGTCATCGAAGTTCGGGTTGCATTCGCTTAGAGGAACCTCTTGAATTTGCAGCGTATCTTTTGGCGGATCAACAGGGTTGGTCTTTGTCGCAGATTCAGAACTTTGTGCCAATGAGTGTGGGACAGCGAGCTGGCCAGTTGGACAAGAGAGTCACTCTGAAAAGAGCGATGCCTGTCTATATGATGTATTTAACGGTTGAGAAGTCTTCCGACGGGGTTTTGCGTTTTGTTGAAGATGTCTATGGTCAAGATACTCGTGTGAGCAAAGCAATACAGAATAAGAAGGTGAACAATGAGCTCTTCTAA
- a CDS encoding glutathionine S-transferase (COG0625 Glutathione S-transferase), whose product MKLFFSPGACALASQMILREAGLKFDLVKVDLASKTYEDGKDFNAVNSKGYIPVLEFDNGERLTEGVAILQWVADQVPEKNLIPKAGTMERYRAIEWLNYIATEVHKSFSPLFGAMKAKETVPERMITTLHRRLAYANEQLLKTPYLMGEQFTVADAYLYNVARWARVMKVDISELKGLVAFLERVSERPSAHAATEAEGIRL is encoded by the coding sequence ATGAAATTATTTTTTTCTCCAGGCGCTTGCGCTCTCGCTTCACAAATGATTTTACGCGAAGCTGGTTTGAAGTTCGACCTTGTAAAAGTTGATCTTGCTTCTAAAACCTACGAAGACGGAAAAGACTTCAATGCCGTAAATTCAAAAGGCTATATCCCAGTTCTTGAGTTTGATAACGGAGAACGCCTGACTGAGGGAGTTGCAATTCTTCAATGGGTTGCCGACCAAGTCCCGGAAAAGAATCTTATTCCTAAAGCAGGCACCATGGAACGCTATCGCGCTATTGAATGGCTTAACTATATTGCCACCGAAGTTCACAAGTCATTCTCACCCTTGTTCGGCGCTATGAAAGCCAAAGAAACTGTTCCAGAAAGAATGATCACAACACTTCATCGCCGCCTAGCTTACGCCAATGAACAACTGCTCAAGACTCCCTATTTGATGGGTGAACAGTTCACTGTGGCTGATGCTTACCTTTATAACGTTGCTCGCTGGGCCCGTGTCATGAAGGTAGACATCTCTGAATTGAAAGGGCTTGTTGCTTTCTTAGAAAGAGTTTCTGAGCGTCCTTCTGCCCATGCTGCTACAGAAGCTGAAGGCATTCGTCTGTAA
- a CDS encoding hypothetical protein (COG3027 Uncharacterized protein conserved in bacteria), which yields MTSDKKTYDFLIAGVPYRLKTSHDDATVQELVGFVNGKMNQALSATKNGSYQNAAVLTALNLAEELILLKRKAHRELEKLEEKAMQLSMDLEGSKNNKVLNN from the coding sequence GTGACATCTGATAAAAAAACCTACGATTTTCTAATTGCGGGTGTCCCTTACAGACTAAAAACTTCCCATGACGATGCGACTGTTCAAGAGCTCGTCGGCTTTGTAAATGGCAAAATGAATCAAGCTTTATCTGCTACTAAAAATGGTTCCTACCAAAATGCAGCTGTTCTGACGGCTCTTAATCTTGCGGAAGAACTTATTCTTTTAAAACGTAAAGCCCATCGTGAACTTGAGAAGCTTGAAGAAAAAGCGATGCAATTATCGATGGATCTAGAAGGTTCCAAGAACAACAAGGTTTTGAACAACTAA